One genomic window of Stigmatopora nigra isolate UIUO_SnigA chromosome 13, RoL_Snig_1.1, whole genome shotgun sequence includes the following:
- the letm1 gene encoding mitochondrial proton/calcium exchanger protein isoform X1, with protein MALILFSRSRASLLTTSRSLNNDFRKAKGKIEDASCFNCTALRLSSQRHDRFRLVAEARLQWPESARPVSCWRRVPGSYPLSLICDARYLHVSAIRQDDSKVEKSLRSLKDKKKLEEGGPVYSPSADVEPVRRTLGQRVLDEIKHYYHGFRLLFVDTGIAGRMLWQVLNGHALSRRERRQFLRTCADVFRLLPFLVFIIVPFMEFLLPVALKLFPNMLPSTFETQSKKEERLKKELRVKLEMAKFLQDTVEEIALRNKAAQGDVAEEFSTFFQKIRDSGERPSNEEIIRFSKLFEDELTLDNLTRPQLVALCRLLELQSIGTNNFLRFQLIMKLRNIRADDKLIAEEGVESLNVNEVQAACRVRGMRSLGVTEERLREQLVQWLELHLKQQIPTSLLLLSRAMYLPDTLSPADQLKSTLQTLPEMATKEAQMKVAEMELSKVDNKTKVETTLLEEAAIRQDNKDREMERLADAAEKAARDNEELEAERMTTSPNDVLRDTAPVLEGVKWQTFLRYQGEEITKEEIDLISDACSKLKEQKKLLTLEKEELEELKDDVQEYNEDLDEIKKELSKTGQEKAVCESKASQRLAKRVNRMIGRIDKIIGELEKDKVILDGQMDVGATPPVGLFYAFRENLISIDELIGVMRQIQNIPEHKLQSIAEALDDNRDGKIDIDDVIKVVELIDKEDIDIATSQVADILVMLQKEEKLMEKEKAKEKAEKEQAAKLNG; from the exons ATGGCGCTAATCCTGTTTTCGAGGTCCAGGGCATCTTTATTGACAACTTCCAGGTCGTTAAACAACGACTTTCGGAAAGCTAAAG GGAAAATAGAAGATGCTTCCTGCTTCAATTGCACAGCGTTACGGCTTTCCAGTCAGAG ACACGACAGATTCCGATTGGTGGCGGAAGCCCGGCTCCAGTGGCCAGAGAGCGCCCGTCCCGTCTCATGTTGGCGCCGCGTTCCAGGCTCCTACCCTCTGTCGCTAATTTGCGATGCACGGTATCTCCACGTCTCGGCGATTCGGCAAGACGACTCCAAGGTGGAAAAATCCCTACGCTCGCTAAAGGACAAGAAGAAGCTAGAGGAAGGCGGTCCGGTGTACAGCCCCTCCGCCGACGTCGAGCCGGTCAGACGCACACTTGGGCAGCGAGTGCTGGACGAGATCAAGCATTACTACCACGGCTTCAGGCTGCTCTTCGTGGACACTGGAATCGCTGGGCGGATGCTGTGGCAGGTTCTCAATGGCCACGCCTTATCACGCCGGGAGAGGAGACAG TTTCTGCGCACTTGTGCGGACGTCTTCCGACTTCTCCCCTTCCTGGTGTTCATCATCGTCCCTTTCATGGAGTTCCTGCTGCCCGTGGCGCTCAAGCTCTTCCCCAACATGTTGCCGTCCACCTTCGAGACGCAGTCCAAAAAG GAGGAGAGATTGAAAAAAGAGTTGCGAGTCAAGCTGGAGATGGCCAAGTTCTTGCAGGACACCGTCGAGGAAATCGCACTCCGCAACAAGGCGGCGCAGGGCGACGTGGCCGAGGAGTTCTCCACCTTTTTCCAGAAG ATCCGAGACTCTGGCGAGCGTCCCAGCAACGAGGAGATTATACGCTTCTCCAAACTGTTCGAGGATGAGCTGACGCTAGATAACCTGACACGGCCCCAGTTGGTGGCGCTGTGCCGCCTGCTGGAACTCCAGTCCATTGGTACCAACAATTTTCTGCGTTTCCAGCTCATCATGAAGCTCAGGAACATCCGCGCCGATGACAAG CTAATCGCCGAGGAGGGCGTGGAGAGCCTGAACGTCAACGAAGTCCAGGCCGCCTGCCGGGTCCGAGGGATGAGATCACTGGGCGTCACCGAGGAGCGTCTCCGAGAGCAACTCGTCCAG TGGCTGGAGCTTCACCTGAAACAGCAGATTCCCACATCCCTGCTGTTGCTGTCCCGGGCCATGTACCTCCCCGACACCCTATCCCCCGCCGACCAACTTAAGAGCACCCTGCAGACGCTACCCGAGATGGCG ACCAAGGAAGCCCAAATGAAGGTGGCTGAGATGGAGCTGTCCAAGGTGGACAACAAGACCAAAGTGGAGACCACGTTGCTGGAGGAGGCGGCCATACGGCAGGATAACAAGGACAGGGAGATGGAGAGGCTGGCCGACGCCGCCGAGAAAGCCGCCAGG GACAATGAGGAGCTGGAAGCCGAGCGTATGACGACATCTCCCAACGATGTCCTGAGGGACACGGCACCCGTCCTGGAAGGCgttaag TGGCAGACATTCCTGCGCTACCAG GGCGAAGAGATCACCAAAGAAGAGATCGACCTGATCAGCGATGCCTGTTCCAAGCTGAAAGAGCAGAAGAAATTGCTGACTCTAGAAAAAGAAGAGCTGGAAGAGCTCAAGGATGACGTCCAGGAGTACAACGAG GACTTGGACGAGATCAAGAAGGAGCTATCCAAAACCGGCCAGGAGAAGGCGGTGTGCGAGTCCAAAGCCAGCCAGCGCCTCGCCAAGAGAGTCAACCGCATGATCGGGCGCATCGACAAGATCATCGGCGAGTTGGAGAAAGACAAAGTCATCCTGGATGGGCAGATGGACGTCGGAGCCACGCCCCCCGTCGG TCTCTTCTACGCCTTCAGGGAGAACCTGATCAGCATCGACGAGCTCATCGGGGTCATGCGGCAGATCCAGAACATTCCCGAGCATAAGCTCCAGAGCATCGCCGAGGCGCTCGACGACAACCGTGACGGCAAGATCGacattgatgatgtcatcaag GTGGTGGAACTCATCGACAAAGAGGACATCGACATCGCCACCTCGCAGGTGGCCGACATCTTGGTCATGCTGCAGAAGGAGGAGAAGCTGATGGAGAAGGAGAAGGCCAAAGAGAAGGCGGAAAAGGAGCAAGCGGCCAAGCTCAATGGCTAA
- the letm1 gene encoding mitochondrial proton/calcium exchanger protein isoform X4, which yields MALILFSRSRASLLTTSRSLNNDFRKAKGKIEDASCFNCTALRLSSQRHDRFRLVAEARLQWPESARPVSCWRRVPGSYPLSLICDARYLHVSAIRQDDSKVEKSLRSLKDKKKLEEGGPVYSPSADVEPVRRTLGQRVLDEIKHYYHGFRLLFVDTGIAGRMLWQVLNGHALSRRERRQFLRTCADVFRLLPFLVFIIVPFMEFLLPVALKLFPNMLPSTFETQSKKEERLKKELRVKLEMAKFLQDTVEEIALRNKAAQGDVAEEFSTFFQKIRDSGERPSNEEIIRFSKLFEDELTLDNLTRPQLVALCRLLELQSIGTNNFLRFQLIMKLRNIRADDKLIAEEGVESLNVNEVQAACRVRGMRSLGVTEERLREQLVQWLELHLKQQIPTSLLLLSRAMYLPDTLSPADQLKSTLQTLPEMATKEAQMKVAEMELSKVDNKTKVETTLLEEAAIRQDNKDREMERLADAAEKAARDNEELEAERMTTSPNDVLRDTAPVLEGVKGEEITKEEIDLISDACSKLKEQKKLLTLEKEELEELKDDVQEYNEDLDEIKKELSKTGQEKAVCESKASQRLAKRVNRMIGRIDKIIGELEKDKVILDGQMDVGATPPVGENLISIDELIGVMRQIQNIPEHKLQSIAEALDDNRDGKIDIDDVIKVVELIDKEDIDIATSQVADILVMLQKEEKLMEKEKAKEKAEKEQAAKLNG from the exons ATGGCGCTAATCCTGTTTTCGAGGTCCAGGGCATCTTTATTGACAACTTCCAGGTCGTTAAACAACGACTTTCGGAAAGCTAAAG GGAAAATAGAAGATGCTTCCTGCTTCAATTGCACAGCGTTACGGCTTTCCAGTCAGAG ACACGACAGATTCCGATTGGTGGCGGAAGCCCGGCTCCAGTGGCCAGAGAGCGCCCGTCCCGTCTCATGTTGGCGCCGCGTTCCAGGCTCCTACCCTCTGTCGCTAATTTGCGATGCACGGTATCTCCACGTCTCGGCGATTCGGCAAGACGACTCCAAGGTGGAAAAATCCCTACGCTCGCTAAAGGACAAGAAGAAGCTAGAGGAAGGCGGTCCGGTGTACAGCCCCTCCGCCGACGTCGAGCCGGTCAGACGCACACTTGGGCAGCGAGTGCTGGACGAGATCAAGCATTACTACCACGGCTTCAGGCTGCTCTTCGTGGACACTGGAATCGCTGGGCGGATGCTGTGGCAGGTTCTCAATGGCCACGCCTTATCACGCCGGGAGAGGAGACAG TTTCTGCGCACTTGTGCGGACGTCTTCCGACTTCTCCCCTTCCTGGTGTTCATCATCGTCCCTTTCATGGAGTTCCTGCTGCCCGTGGCGCTCAAGCTCTTCCCCAACATGTTGCCGTCCACCTTCGAGACGCAGTCCAAAAAG GAGGAGAGATTGAAAAAAGAGTTGCGAGTCAAGCTGGAGATGGCCAAGTTCTTGCAGGACACCGTCGAGGAAATCGCACTCCGCAACAAGGCGGCGCAGGGCGACGTGGCCGAGGAGTTCTCCACCTTTTTCCAGAAG ATCCGAGACTCTGGCGAGCGTCCCAGCAACGAGGAGATTATACGCTTCTCCAAACTGTTCGAGGATGAGCTGACGCTAGATAACCTGACACGGCCCCAGTTGGTGGCGCTGTGCCGCCTGCTGGAACTCCAGTCCATTGGTACCAACAATTTTCTGCGTTTCCAGCTCATCATGAAGCTCAGGAACATCCGCGCCGATGACAAG CTAATCGCCGAGGAGGGCGTGGAGAGCCTGAACGTCAACGAAGTCCAGGCCGCCTGCCGGGTCCGAGGGATGAGATCACTGGGCGTCACCGAGGAGCGTCTCCGAGAGCAACTCGTCCAG TGGCTGGAGCTTCACCTGAAACAGCAGATTCCCACATCCCTGCTGTTGCTGTCCCGGGCCATGTACCTCCCCGACACCCTATCCCCCGCCGACCAACTTAAGAGCACCCTGCAGACGCTACCCGAGATGGCG ACCAAGGAAGCCCAAATGAAGGTGGCTGAGATGGAGCTGTCCAAGGTGGACAACAAGACCAAAGTGGAGACCACGTTGCTGGAGGAGGCGGCCATACGGCAGGATAACAAGGACAGGGAGATGGAGAGGCTGGCCGACGCCGCCGAGAAAGCCGCCAGG GACAATGAGGAGCTGGAAGCCGAGCGTATGACGACATCTCCCAACGATGTCCTGAGGGACACGGCACCCGTCCTGGAAGGCgttaag GGCGAAGAGATCACCAAAGAAGAGATCGACCTGATCAGCGATGCCTGTTCCAAGCTGAAAGAGCAGAAGAAATTGCTGACTCTAGAAAAAGAAGAGCTGGAAGAGCTCAAGGATGACGTCCAGGAGTACAACGAG GACTTGGACGAGATCAAGAAGGAGCTATCCAAAACCGGCCAGGAGAAGGCGGTGTGCGAGTCCAAAGCCAGCCAGCGCCTCGCCAAGAGAGTCAACCGCATGATCGGGCGCATCGACAAGATCATCGGCGAGTTGGAGAAAGACAAAGTCATCCTGGATGGGCAGATGGACGTCGGAGCCACGCCCCCCGTCGG GGAGAACCTGATCAGCATCGACGAGCTCATCGGGGTCATGCGGCAGATCCAGAACATTCCCGAGCATAAGCTCCAGAGCATCGCCGAGGCGCTCGACGACAACCGTGACGGCAAGATCGacattgatgatgtcatcaag GTGGTGGAACTCATCGACAAAGAGGACATCGACATCGCCACCTCGCAGGTGGCCGACATCTTGGTCATGCTGCAGAAGGAGGAGAAGCTGATGGAGAAGGAGAAGGCCAAAGAGAAGGCGGAAAAGGAGCAAGCGGCCAAGCTCAATGGCTAA
- the letm1 gene encoding mitochondrial proton/calcium exchanger protein isoform X2 — translation MALILFSRSRASLLTTSRSLNNDFRKAKGKIEDASCFNCTALRLSSQRHDRFRLVAEARLQWPESARPVSCWRRVPGSYPLSLICDARYLHVSAIRQDDSKVEKSLRSLKDKKKLEEGGPVYSPSADVEPVRRTLGQRVLDEIKHYYHGFRLLFVDTGIAGRMLWQVLNGHALSRRERRQFLRTCADVFRLLPFLVFIIVPFMEFLLPVALKLFPNMLPSTFETQSKKEERLKKELRVKLEMAKFLQDTVEEIALRNKAAQGDVAEEFSTFFQKIRDSGERPSNEEIIRFSKLFEDELTLDNLTRPQLVALCRLLELQSIGTNNFLRFQLIMKLRNIRADDKLIAEEGVESLNVNEVQAACRVRGMRSLGVTEERLREQLVQWLELHLKQQIPTSLLLLSRAMYLPDTLSPADQLKSTLQTLPEMATKEAQMKVAEMELSKVDNKTKVETTLLEEAAIRQDNKDREMERLADAAEKAARDNEELEAERMTTSPNDVLRDTAPVLEGVKWQTFLRYQGEEITKEEIDLISDACSKLKEQKKLLTLEKEELEELKDDVQEYNEDLDEIKKELSKTGQEKAVCESKASQRLAKRVNRMIGRIDKIIGELEKDKVILDGQMDVGATPPVGENLISIDELIGVMRQIQNIPEHKLQSIAEALDDNRDGKIDIDDVIKVVELIDKEDIDIATSQVADILVMLQKEEKLMEKEKAKEKAEKEQAAKLNG, via the exons ATGGCGCTAATCCTGTTTTCGAGGTCCAGGGCATCTTTATTGACAACTTCCAGGTCGTTAAACAACGACTTTCGGAAAGCTAAAG GGAAAATAGAAGATGCTTCCTGCTTCAATTGCACAGCGTTACGGCTTTCCAGTCAGAG ACACGACAGATTCCGATTGGTGGCGGAAGCCCGGCTCCAGTGGCCAGAGAGCGCCCGTCCCGTCTCATGTTGGCGCCGCGTTCCAGGCTCCTACCCTCTGTCGCTAATTTGCGATGCACGGTATCTCCACGTCTCGGCGATTCGGCAAGACGACTCCAAGGTGGAAAAATCCCTACGCTCGCTAAAGGACAAGAAGAAGCTAGAGGAAGGCGGTCCGGTGTACAGCCCCTCCGCCGACGTCGAGCCGGTCAGACGCACACTTGGGCAGCGAGTGCTGGACGAGATCAAGCATTACTACCACGGCTTCAGGCTGCTCTTCGTGGACACTGGAATCGCTGGGCGGATGCTGTGGCAGGTTCTCAATGGCCACGCCTTATCACGCCGGGAGAGGAGACAG TTTCTGCGCACTTGTGCGGACGTCTTCCGACTTCTCCCCTTCCTGGTGTTCATCATCGTCCCTTTCATGGAGTTCCTGCTGCCCGTGGCGCTCAAGCTCTTCCCCAACATGTTGCCGTCCACCTTCGAGACGCAGTCCAAAAAG GAGGAGAGATTGAAAAAAGAGTTGCGAGTCAAGCTGGAGATGGCCAAGTTCTTGCAGGACACCGTCGAGGAAATCGCACTCCGCAACAAGGCGGCGCAGGGCGACGTGGCCGAGGAGTTCTCCACCTTTTTCCAGAAG ATCCGAGACTCTGGCGAGCGTCCCAGCAACGAGGAGATTATACGCTTCTCCAAACTGTTCGAGGATGAGCTGACGCTAGATAACCTGACACGGCCCCAGTTGGTGGCGCTGTGCCGCCTGCTGGAACTCCAGTCCATTGGTACCAACAATTTTCTGCGTTTCCAGCTCATCATGAAGCTCAGGAACATCCGCGCCGATGACAAG CTAATCGCCGAGGAGGGCGTGGAGAGCCTGAACGTCAACGAAGTCCAGGCCGCCTGCCGGGTCCGAGGGATGAGATCACTGGGCGTCACCGAGGAGCGTCTCCGAGAGCAACTCGTCCAG TGGCTGGAGCTTCACCTGAAACAGCAGATTCCCACATCCCTGCTGTTGCTGTCCCGGGCCATGTACCTCCCCGACACCCTATCCCCCGCCGACCAACTTAAGAGCACCCTGCAGACGCTACCCGAGATGGCG ACCAAGGAAGCCCAAATGAAGGTGGCTGAGATGGAGCTGTCCAAGGTGGACAACAAGACCAAAGTGGAGACCACGTTGCTGGAGGAGGCGGCCATACGGCAGGATAACAAGGACAGGGAGATGGAGAGGCTGGCCGACGCCGCCGAGAAAGCCGCCAGG GACAATGAGGAGCTGGAAGCCGAGCGTATGACGACATCTCCCAACGATGTCCTGAGGGACACGGCACCCGTCCTGGAAGGCgttaag TGGCAGACATTCCTGCGCTACCAG GGCGAAGAGATCACCAAAGAAGAGATCGACCTGATCAGCGATGCCTGTTCCAAGCTGAAAGAGCAGAAGAAATTGCTGACTCTAGAAAAAGAAGAGCTGGAAGAGCTCAAGGATGACGTCCAGGAGTACAACGAG GACTTGGACGAGATCAAGAAGGAGCTATCCAAAACCGGCCAGGAGAAGGCGGTGTGCGAGTCCAAAGCCAGCCAGCGCCTCGCCAAGAGAGTCAACCGCATGATCGGGCGCATCGACAAGATCATCGGCGAGTTGGAGAAAGACAAAGTCATCCTGGATGGGCAGATGGACGTCGGAGCCACGCCCCCCGTCGG GGAGAACCTGATCAGCATCGACGAGCTCATCGGGGTCATGCGGCAGATCCAGAACATTCCCGAGCATAAGCTCCAGAGCATCGCCGAGGCGCTCGACGACAACCGTGACGGCAAGATCGacattgatgatgtcatcaag GTGGTGGAACTCATCGACAAAGAGGACATCGACATCGCCACCTCGCAGGTGGCCGACATCTTGGTCATGCTGCAGAAGGAGGAGAAGCTGATGGAGAAGGAGAAGGCCAAAGAGAAGGCGGAAAAGGAGCAAGCGGCCAAGCTCAATGGCTAA
- the letm1 gene encoding mitochondrial proton/calcium exchanger protein isoform X3, producing MALILFSRSRASLLTTSRSLNNDFRKAKGKIEDASCFNCTALRLSSQRHDRFRLVAEARLQWPESARPVSCWRRVPGSYPLSLICDARYLHVSAIRQDDSKVEKSLRSLKDKKKLEEGGPVYSPSADVEPVRRTLGQRVLDEIKHYYHGFRLLFVDTGIAGRMLWQVLNGHALSRRERRQFLRTCADVFRLLPFLVFIIVPFMEFLLPVALKLFPNMLPSTFETQSKKEERLKKELRVKLEMAKFLQDTVEEIALRNKAAQGDVAEEFSTFFQKIRDSGERPSNEEIIRFSKLFEDELTLDNLTRPQLVALCRLLELQSIGTNNFLRFQLIMKLRNIRADDKLIAEEGVESLNVNEVQAACRVRGMRSLGVTEERLREQLVQWLELHLKQQIPTSLLLLSRAMYLPDTLSPADQLKSTLQTLPEMATKEAQMKVAEMELSKVDNKTKVETTLLEEAAIRQDNKDREMERLADAAEKAARDNEELEAERMTTSPNDVLRDTAPVLEGVKGEEITKEEIDLISDACSKLKEQKKLLTLEKEELEELKDDVQEYNEDLDEIKKELSKTGQEKAVCESKASQRLAKRVNRMIGRIDKIIGELEKDKVILDGQMDVGATPPVGLFYAFRENLISIDELIGVMRQIQNIPEHKLQSIAEALDDNRDGKIDIDDVIKVVELIDKEDIDIATSQVADILVMLQKEEKLMEKEKAKEKAEKEQAAKLNG from the exons ATGGCGCTAATCCTGTTTTCGAGGTCCAGGGCATCTTTATTGACAACTTCCAGGTCGTTAAACAACGACTTTCGGAAAGCTAAAG GGAAAATAGAAGATGCTTCCTGCTTCAATTGCACAGCGTTACGGCTTTCCAGTCAGAG ACACGACAGATTCCGATTGGTGGCGGAAGCCCGGCTCCAGTGGCCAGAGAGCGCCCGTCCCGTCTCATGTTGGCGCCGCGTTCCAGGCTCCTACCCTCTGTCGCTAATTTGCGATGCACGGTATCTCCACGTCTCGGCGATTCGGCAAGACGACTCCAAGGTGGAAAAATCCCTACGCTCGCTAAAGGACAAGAAGAAGCTAGAGGAAGGCGGTCCGGTGTACAGCCCCTCCGCCGACGTCGAGCCGGTCAGACGCACACTTGGGCAGCGAGTGCTGGACGAGATCAAGCATTACTACCACGGCTTCAGGCTGCTCTTCGTGGACACTGGAATCGCTGGGCGGATGCTGTGGCAGGTTCTCAATGGCCACGCCTTATCACGCCGGGAGAGGAGACAG TTTCTGCGCACTTGTGCGGACGTCTTCCGACTTCTCCCCTTCCTGGTGTTCATCATCGTCCCTTTCATGGAGTTCCTGCTGCCCGTGGCGCTCAAGCTCTTCCCCAACATGTTGCCGTCCACCTTCGAGACGCAGTCCAAAAAG GAGGAGAGATTGAAAAAAGAGTTGCGAGTCAAGCTGGAGATGGCCAAGTTCTTGCAGGACACCGTCGAGGAAATCGCACTCCGCAACAAGGCGGCGCAGGGCGACGTGGCCGAGGAGTTCTCCACCTTTTTCCAGAAG ATCCGAGACTCTGGCGAGCGTCCCAGCAACGAGGAGATTATACGCTTCTCCAAACTGTTCGAGGATGAGCTGACGCTAGATAACCTGACACGGCCCCAGTTGGTGGCGCTGTGCCGCCTGCTGGAACTCCAGTCCATTGGTACCAACAATTTTCTGCGTTTCCAGCTCATCATGAAGCTCAGGAACATCCGCGCCGATGACAAG CTAATCGCCGAGGAGGGCGTGGAGAGCCTGAACGTCAACGAAGTCCAGGCCGCCTGCCGGGTCCGAGGGATGAGATCACTGGGCGTCACCGAGGAGCGTCTCCGAGAGCAACTCGTCCAG TGGCTGGAGCTTCACCTGAAACAGCAGATTCCCACATCCCTGCTGTTGCTGTCCCGGGCCATGTACCTCCCCGACACCCTATCCCCCGCCGACCAACTTAAGAGCACCCTGCAGACGCTACCCGAGATGGCG ACCAAGGAAGCCCAAATGAAGGTGGCTGAGATGGAGCTGTCCAAGGTGGACAACAAGACCAAAGTGGAGACCACGTTGCTGGAGGAGGCGGCCATACGGCAGGATAACAAGGACAGGGAGATGGAGAGGCTGGCCGACGCCGCCGAGAAAGCCGCCAGG GACAATGAGGAGCTGGAAGCCGAGCGTATGACGACATCTCCCAACGATGTCCTGAGGGACACGGCACCCGTCCTGGAAGGCgttaag GGCGAAGAGATCACCAAAGAAGAGATCGACCTGATCAGCGATGCCTGTTCCAAGCTGAAAGAGCAGAAGAAATTGCTGACTCTAGAAAAAGAAGAGCTGGAAGAGCTCAAGGATGACGTCCAGGAGTACAACGAG GACTTGGACGAGATCAAGAAGGAGCTATCCAAAACCGGCCAGGAGAAGGCGGTGTGCGAGTCCAAAGCCAGCCAGCGCCTCGCCAAGAGAGTCAACCGCATGATCGGGCGCATCGACAAGATCATCGGCGAGTTGGAGAAAGACAAAGTCATCCTGGATGGGCAGATGGACGTCGGAGCCACGCCCCCCGTCGG TCTCTTCTACGCCTTCAGGGAGAACCTGATCAGCATCGACGAGCTCATCGGGGTCATGCGGCAGATCCAGAACATTCCCGAGCATAAGCTCCAGAGCATCGCCGAGGCGCTCGACGACAACCGTGACGGCAAGATCGacattgatgatgtcatcaag GTGGTGGAACTCATCGACAAAGAGGACATCGACATCGCCACCTCGCAGGTGGCCGACATCTTGGTCATGCTGCAGAAGGAGGAGAAGCTGATGGAGAAGGAGAAGGCCAAAGAGAAGGCGGAAAAGGAGCAAGCGGCCAAGCTCAATGGCTAA